One Aegilops tauschii subsp. strangulata cultivar AL8/78 chromosome 7, Aet v6.0, whole genome shotgun sequence genomic window carries:
- the LOC109735355 gene encoding uncharacterized protein gives MEASSVPRQSSTQEPDGPCDGADRISALPDDLLLDVLARLPCAGAAARTGVLSRRWSGLWARLRQIVFRDVPFPSLEAALVRIPTPPPAVSLIEIRVPPKQRLRGESAFPKPNQNQDRAGSAVVKSLLRAVARLAPEKLVFRLPSYLIGRHRLPIDLPRFDGATSIALDFPSPFSLRVPAGANFPALEALSLTYCITDLDAWLSCCPRLRKLRLCRALFPNHKCDIRVNSPSLQELVVYRELSLTQHVDVVAPALKELTLSFSTKKLISISVLAPLVEKVSWHCCYSGSYIVFGLWGINKLQLQTAERQGQLSSLQIHAYADTSFLHAEAGNFAQEIEKHMVAAFSVLELHLTAKGHAFAGFVFHLLGMDRVGCGTQSLKVILRKSAMKGGCSPLCPCEFPNWKPQIICLAALEEVEFNGFEGEDHEFDLLKLILGCAPMLKRMIVKLSQETSASNDGCTKIYNIFEACSSVECDVYGNSGLMLGCFN, from the exons ATGGAGGCGAGCTCAGTGCCTCGCCAGAGTTCCACCCAGGAGCCGGATGGCCCATGCGACGGAGCGGACCGCATCAGCGCCCTCCCCGACGACCTGCTCCTCGACGTCCTCGCCCGCCTCCCctgcgccggcgccgccgcccggaCCGGCGTCCTCTCCCGCCGGTGGAGCGGCCTCTGGGCCCGCCTCCGCCAGATCGTCTTCCGCGACGTGCCCTTTCCCTCGCTGGAGGCGGCGCTCGTCCGCATCCCTACTCCCCCGCCAGCGGTTTCCCTCATCGAGATCCGCGTTCCCCCGAAGCAGCGGCTCAGGGGAGAATCCGCGTTCCCCAAACCCAACCAGAACCAGGACAGGGCGGGCAGCGCCGTCGTCAAGTCGCTGCTCCGCGCCGTCGCGCGGCTCGCGCCGGAGAAGCTCGTCTTCCGCCTTCCCTCCTACTTAATCGGCCGTCACCGCCTCCCCATCGACCTGCCTCGCTTTGACGGTGCCACCTCCATCGCGCTGGACTTTCCCTCCCCCTTCTCCCTACGCGTGCCGGCCGGTGCCAATTTCCCCGCACTGGAGGCGCTGTCCCTGACGTACTGCATTACCGACCTAGACGCCTGGCTCTCCTGCTGCCCGCGCTTGCGCAAGCTCCGCCTCTGCAGGGCTTTGTTTCCTAACCATAAGTGCGACATTAGGGTCAACTCCCCGTCGCTGCAGGAGCTTGTTGTGTACCGCGAGCTCAGCTTGACACAGCATGTCGACGTCGTTGCGCCAGCGCTCAAGGAATTGACCCTGTCATTTAGCACAAAGAAGCTGATCAGCATCTCTGTCTTGGCTCCATTGGTGGAAAAGGTTTCGTGGCACTGCTGCTACTCGGGGTCGTATATTGTGTTTGGTCTTTGGGGCATCAACAAGCTGCAGCTACAGACGGCAGAGAGACAAGGACAGCTATCCTCGCTGCAAATTCATGCCTACGCG GACACGTCTTTTTTGCACGCCGAGGCGGGCAACTTCGCGCAGGAGATAGAGAAGCATATGGTTGCGGCCTTCTCTGTTTTAGAGCTGCATCTCACAGCAAAGGGGCATGCTTTTGCAGGGTTTGTGTTTCATCTCCTTGGGATGGATCGGGTTGGTTGTGGTACACAGAGTCTTAAGGTCATCCTACGGAAATCAGCG ATGAAAGGAGGATGCTCACCACTTTGTCCTTGTGAGTTTCCGAACTGGAAACCCCAAATTATCTGCTTGGCTGCTCTCGAAGAAGTGGAGTTCAATGGCTTCGAAGGAGAGGATCATGAGTTTGATTTACTGAAACTGATACTCGGATGTGCACCGATGCTAAAAAGAATGATTGTGAAGCTGTCACAGGAGACCTCGGCAAGTAATGATGGATGCACAAAGATATACAACATCTTCGAGGCATGTTCTTCCGTGGAATGTGATGTTTATGGCAACTCTG GGTTAATGCTTGGTTGCTTCAATTGA